The Chamaesiphon minutus PCC 6605 DNA window AGCGATCGATTTGCATATGATTATTGTACGGATTTAAGTTCCGATGCTCTGTCTGCCTACTGACGAAACAGCCGATAAGCTGACATCATTGTAGCCCAATAGGGGATAGGGGTAGATGGGTGGATGAATGGGTGGATGGGTAGATGAGTATCGATAACCTAATCCTGTCAATCCTTAAATCCTGGAAATCCTGATGAGTAGTTAGGGATTAATCGATCGCATTTGCCATTCGCCATCGGATAGCTCATACGAGTAGCAATTCTGAGGATCGCCGCGTAGTTCTAAATGGACGACCTTTGTAGCTTCGAGCAGTAACAAACAAAAATTCACCGACGGCTGTTTCGGATCGGGTTGCGGTGGATTAAATGTCTCTGGTGCGCTCCGCTCTGCTCCAGGCGTGCCCCAATCGAACTGAATGCGCCCAGCATCGGACATCTGTTGCCATACCTGTTGACGAGCCTTACAGTCGCTAATGGCGATACATTCTGCCGTGACTAATCTTAGTGTGCCGCTCAATCGAAACTGTTCGCGCGTTTCGGGAAAATACCAACACACTTCCGCCAGTGGCGAGGCACATGCTAATAAATTTATAGCTTTCGACGATCGCACATCTGTGACAGATTGAAGCTGGCTGCCTTGTTCTCGCCACCCCCGAAATACCAGCGTGCGATTGTGAGGACGTAAATCGAGATCGACTGTTGCCAGTTGAAAGTAACGCGCCTGGGGCGAACTACGATTGCGATGAAGGGCGCGGGCGATCGGCGATCGCCAAGGTGGTAAACTATCGTTCACAATTAGGACTCGTCTATTTTATTGGTACAAATTAAATTGTAAACAATATACCTGTAGCGAAAATGCTCGATCGATCGTCAGGAGATCGCCACTTTAGAGAATTAGTAGTAAATAAGTAGTAAAAAAGTTTGCAAACTTTATTTAACTCGGAGTTCCGCCATTAGAGGGCGATTCGATCCCTAGAAGTAGCGCAAATACTCAGTTTTGACAAGATTGATTTATCTTGGTTCGATGCCTTATATTACTAACTCGTTCAGAAATTCACATAGCTCACTCATGGTTAGAGAACTTGACCGAGTTCGTTCCGGATCGGGATCGAGCGCGGAGATTTCATCCCAAGCTCAACAACAATTAGATTTTCCCGCTACAGCACCCACGGCAAATCCTGTCTTTTTTAGAACTTACAGTCGCTTCACTGCTAGCGGACGCGAGACATGGCAAGAAGTCTGCACCCGCACCCTCAAAGGCTTGGTCAAGTTAGGTAAATTAACCGACGCAGAGGCCGATATTATCGATCGAATGCAACGTCAGGTCAAGGCAATGCCATCGGGACGGTGGCTGTGGGTAGGTGGGAGCGAATGGTTAGAGCAGCCCCAAAATTTTTCTGGTGCCTACAATTGCACCAGTACAAATGTCTGTGACTGGGCGGCGTTTGCCCTGATGATGGATTTGGCGATGATGGGCTGCGGAACGGGGGCGATTTTAGAACCCGATCTAATTGGCAAATTACCCGTCGTTAGAAATCAACTTAAGATCGCAATTACTAACGAAATTGGTGGCGTTCCGATCGCAAATCGTCAGGAATTAAGCACGGTTGAAATTGCTGGTAATAATGCCACAATTCGAGTCGGCGACAGTCGGCAAGGTTGGGTAAATTCCTACAAAATCTTGCTAGAATTATCGAGTGACGATCGCTTTAATGGCGATGTGAATGTCTCGATCGATCTGAGCAATGTCCGTCCGGCTGGAGAACAGCTCAAAGGCTTTGGTGGCATGGCAAATCCGGTGAGATTGCCAGAACTCTACGGTCGGTGTGCGGGGATATTAAATAAGGCAAATGGCAGACAATTAAACTCGGTTGAATGTTGTTTATTGATCGATGAAGCTGCGGTAACTATTGTTGCTGGCAACATCAGAAGGTCAGCAGGCATGAGACAATATAATTCAAATGACACATTAGGCTCGACTGCTAAGGATAATCTCTGGCAACAAGACGAAAGTGGTAACTGGA harbors:
- a CDS encoding Npun_F5749 family FMN-dependent PPOX-type flavoprotein, whose product is MNDSLPPWRSPIARALHRNRSSPQARYFQLATVDLDLRPHNRTLVFRGWREQGSQLQSVTDVRSSKAINLLACASPLAEVCWYFPETREQFRLSGTLRLVTAECIAISDCKARQQVWQQMSDAGRIQFDWGTPGAERSAPETFNPPQPDPKQPSVNFCLLLLEATKVVHLELRGDPQNCYSYELSDGEWQMRSINP